One Scophthalmus maximus strain ysfricsl-2021 chromosome 1, ASM2237912v1, whole genome shotgun sequence genomic region harbors:
- the sall3a gene encoding sal-like protein 3: protein MSRRKQAKPQHLKSDEDPALAAATGVISQHARGDVLEDADSGNESRSGSEETHVCEKCCAEFFKWSDFCEHLNSCTKNPLVLIVNENEDTPIPSQEYPTELSPVPSCPSEQADSEDPREGNHSPDGEGDDIPETTTLNGVNVLEKEDEQMELDLSPEKNMDLEERDVTSPEPDGSLPQLNDVVPSTVTSYAMPSTNVTLETLHGTRVAVAQFSQSVRAAAGSGVSTMAIPMILDQLMALQQQQIHQLQLIEQIRSQVALMNRQSSSQPALNHHHSNAAGNQGPVSSCVPPVASQLQLHNFITPPVHQLPVRLPATLNGQGSSPLNSAIEGTLSQTPQSGSQQVNSSIANTSSNISLFPQPSGSGLSSLIATCSSSVTNNNISTSSSVTGGGGISSSSALPRNSTTPPSLSHSSLLSSASSLPLIPHSSSSSVIFPNPLASIAATANALDPLAALMKHRKGKPPNVSVFDTKPSSEDPFFKHKCRFCAKVFGSDSALQIHLRSHTGERPFKCNICGNRFSTKGNLKVHFQRHKEKYPHIQMNPYPVPEYLDNVPTSSGIPYGMSLPPEKPVTTWLDSKPVLPTVPTSVGLQLPPTLPSMMGGFGDSPSLTPLNRSPQRPSPPSSECASLSPNIITDSGMTTTSPSPKHSIGSDAPPLLKPEGVLLPPSCSNRPGENNTTTTTSVSQMVFSATVTSTTPSSSGRVIEPITTPNSVSNSVSHPVLPMLSDQFKAKFPFGGLLDSMQTSETSKLQQLVENIDKKMTDPNQCVICHRVLSCQSALKMHYRIHTGERPFKCKICGRAFTTKGNLKTHFGVHRSKPPLRVQHSCPICQKKFTNAVVLQQHIRMHMGGQIPNTPVPESLQEMDTDLSFDEKSLDAMSNYDDDLLDEMEQAMDDEVDFKDGEMDPSKPYSPGSSPPHSIISSIAAMENQMKMIDSTVNMTRSFGPKPTQNGISFGGETDCFTTDSLSAVGDAEGQSLGSPALSESSGSMQHLSPAHSHSESQRSKSPATLNNNNNSSAMTAEEGQENNTAGLATVKSEKSETPSPFSATEGTGALDLTATQHGRHFIKEESHFNMLFLNRDRGLNTPNLASTASNMVKMEMNGHGKSVSLSENSHLPVGIQVPAATPQTTMSPSLNPMLAPPPPRRTPKQHNCHSCGKNFSSASALQIHERTHTGEKPFACNICGRAFTTKGNLKVHMGTHMWNNAPARRGRRLSVENPMALLGGDAMKFSEMFQKDLAARAMNVDPGFWNQYAAAITNGLAMKNNEISVIQNGGITQLPVSLGGAGITSLGAMSGGMDRVHTGSSPPMTGMEKAGLEVGASRPFSRFMEENKEIGIN, encoded by the exons CCCGAGGTGATGTGCTGGAAGATGCCGACAGCGGAAATGAGAGCCGCAGTGGCAGTGAGGAGACCCATGTATGTGAGAAGTGTTGCGCTGAGTTCTTCAAGTGGTCAGACTTCTGTGAACATTTAAATAGCTGCACCAAGAACCCCCTGGTGCTCATAGTGAACGAAAATGAGGACACACCTATCCCCTCCCAGGAGTACCCTACAGAGCTCTCCCCCGTACCCAGCTGCCCTAGTGAGCAGGCTGACAGCGAGGACCCCAGGGAGGGCAACCACAGTCCTGATGGTGAGGGGGATGACATCCCAGAGACAACAACCTTGAATGGGGTCAATGTATTAGAAAAGGAGGATGAGCAGATGGAGCTGGACCTTtctcctgaaaaaaatatggatCTTGAAGAAAGAGATGTGACATCCCCTGAGCCAGACGGCTCCCTACCTCAACTCAATGATGTCGTCCCCTCCACTGTCACAAGCTACGCAATGCCAAGCACCAATGTCACCTTGGAGACTCTGCATGGCACCCGGGTTGCAGTGGCCCAATTTTCACAGAGTGTAAGGGCAGCAGCAGGCAGTGGGGTCTCCACCATGGCTATTCCCATGATCCTGGACCAGCTGATggccctccagcagcagcagatacaccagctgcagctgatagAGCAAATACGCAGTCAGGTGGCTCTGATGAACAGACAGTCTTCCTCACAGCCTGCTCTCAATCACCATCACAGCAATGCTGCTGGAAACCAGGGGCCTGTATCCTCCTGTGTCCCCCCTGTCGCTAGTCAACTTCAGCTACACAACTTCATCACCCCTCCTGTCCATCAGCTGCCTGTTAGGTTGCCAGCCACTCTTAATGGTCAAGGCTCTTCACCCTTGAACTCAGCAATAGAAGGGACTCTCTCTCAAACACCACAAAGTGGCAGTCAGCAAGTTAACTCTTCAATTGCTAACACATCCTCGAATATTTCATTGTTTCCCCAGCCCAGTGGTTCTGGTTTGTCATCTCTAATTGCCACCTGCTCATCTTCAGTCACGAACAACAACATTAGCACTAGTAGTAGTGTAACAGGAGGTGGTGGCAttagcagcagctcagctcttCCCAGGAACtccaccacccctccctctctcagccaCAGTAGCCTCTTGAGCTCTGCCTCAAGTCTACCGCTGATACCTCACAGCTCATCCAGCAGTGTTATCTTCCCCAACCCCCTGGCCAGCATAGCAGCCACAGCCAATGCACTTGACCCCCTCGCTGCTCTGATGAAGCATCGCAAGGGGAAGCCcccaaatgtgtctgtgtttgacacTAAGCCCAGCTCTGAGGACCCCTTCTTCAAGCATAAGTGTAGGTTCTGCGCCAAGGTATTTGGCAGTGACAGCGCCCTACAGATCCACCTGCGTTCCCACACAGGAGAGAGGCCCTTCAAGTGCAACATATGTGGCAACCGCTTCTCCACCAAGGGCAATCTGAAAGTCCACTTCCAGAGGCACAAAGAGAAATACCCACATATTCAGATGAACCCCTACCCTGTGCCTGAGTACCTGGACAATGTGCCCACAAGCTCAGGCATCCCATATGGCATGTCTTTGCCCCCGGAAAAACCTGTAACCACTTGGCTAGACAGCAAACCTGTCCTCCCTACTGTTCCCACCTCAGTCGGGCTTCAGCTGCCACCAACGCTGCCGAGTATGATGGGAGGTTTTGGTGATTCTCCAAGCCTCACTCCACTCAACAGGTCCCCTCAGAGGCCATCTCCACCCTCAAGTGAGTGTGCATCTTTGTCCCCAAATATCATCACTGACTCTGGCATGACCACTACTTCGCCCTCCCCAAAACACAGCATAGGCAGTGATGCACCTCCTCTCTTGAAACCTGAAGGTGTTCTCCTGCCCCCAAGCTGCTCTAATAGGCCTGGAGAGAACAACACCACCACAACTACATCAGTATCTCAAATGGTTTTTTCAGCTACCGTCACCTCCACCACTCCGTCCAGCAGTGGTCGGGTCATAGAACCCATCACAACCCCCAACTCTGTTTCTAACTCTGTCTCCCATCCTGTCCTTCCCATGCTCTCAGACCAGTTTAAGGCTAAGTTTCCTTTTGGTGGCCTCCTAGACTCTATGCAAACCTCAGAAACAtcaaagctgcagcagcttgttGAAAATATTGACAAGAAGATGACTGACCCAAACCAATGTGTCATCTGTCATCGTGTTTTGAGTTGCCAGAGTGCTCTCAAGATGCACTATCGTATCCACACTGGTGAGAGGCCTTTCAAATGCAAGATATGTGGACGGGCATTTACGACGAAGGGaaacctgaaaacacactttGGTGTCCATAGGTCCAAACCCCCACTTCGGGTACAGCACTCCTGCCCTATATGTCAGAAAAAGTTCACCAATGCtgttgtgctgcagcagcacattcGTATGCACATGGGAGGACAAATCCCCAACACCCCGGTCCCTGAAAGCCTCCAGGAGATGGACACCGACCTCTCTTTTGACGAGAAGAGCTTAGATGCGATGAGCAATTATGATGATGATCTTCTGGATGAAATGGAGCAGGCTATGGATGATGAAGTTGATTTTAAAGATGGGGAAATGGACCCATCTAAACCTTATTCACCTGGGAGCTCCCCACCACATTCCATCATCTCCAGCATTGCCGCAATGGAGAACCAGATGAAGATGATCGACTCTACTGTCAATATGACCCGTTCGTTTGGTCCAAAGCCTACGCAGAACGGCATCAGCTTCGGAGGAGAGACTGATTGCTTTACCACCGATTCCCTGTCTGCAGTGGGGGATGCTGAAGGTCAAAGCTTGGGGAGCCCTGCTTTGTCTGAGTCCTCTGGCTCTATGCAGCATTTGTCCCCAGCTCACAGCCACTCTGAGAGCCAGCGATCCAAGTCCCCAGCTACActcaacaataataacaacagcagTGCTATGACAGCAGAGGAGGGCCAGGAGAACAATACAGCTGGCTTGGCAACAGTGAAGTCAGAAAAATCTGAGACCCCATCTCCATTTTCTGCTACTGAAGGCACCGGGGCCCTTGACCTGACTGCCACTCAACATGGCAGGCACTTTATCAAGGAGGAGAGCCACTTCAACATGCTGTTTCTCAATAGGGATCGAG ggcTGAACACTCCTAATTTAGCGAGCACCGCATCCAACATGGTCAAAATGGAAATGAACGGACACGGCAAGTCAGTGTCTCTGAGTGAAAACTCTCACCTGCCTGTGGGCATCCAGGTTCCGGCTGCAACACCACAGACCACCATGAGTCCCAGCCTCAACCCCATGTTGGCTCCCCCACCTCCCCGACGCACTCCTAAGCAGCACAACTGCCACTCATGTGGGAAGAATTTTTCTTCAGCAAGTGCTCTACAAATccatgagcgcacacacactggggaaaaACCTTTCGCCTGCAACATTTGTGGAAGGGCTTTCACCACTAAGGGCAATTTGAAG GTTCACATGGGAACACACATGTGGAACAACGCTCCTGCCCGAAGGGGTCGGAGACTGTCTGTAGAGAATCCCATGGCCCTGCTGGGTGGGGACGCCATGAAGTTCAGTGAGATGTTCCAGAAGGATCTGGCGGCCCGGGCCATGAATGTTGACCCAGGATTTTGGAACCAATATGCGGCCGCTATCACCAATGGGCTGGCCATGAAAAACAATGAGATCTCTGTGATCCAGAATGGGGGCATCACCCAGCTGCCCGTCAGCCTCGGCGGTGCAGGAATCACTTCATTGGGAGCCATGTCTGGAGGGATGGACCGTGTGCACACCGGCAGCAGCCCTCCCATGACGGGTATGGAGAAGGCTGGTCTAGAGGTTGGGGCCAGCCGCCCCTTCTCCAGATTTATGGAGGAGAACAAAGAGATTgggatcaattaa